One Bacillus sp. 1780r2a1 DNA segment encodes these proteins:
- a CDS encoding VOC family protein, whose protein sequence is MLTGPTLTPELSVSNIEKSLDFYINLLTFKVKYERKEDKFAMLILGGCEIMIEQVNGYWSTGELAYPYGRGINFQIMVEDVEVIYRRLKAHAYPIKYELTESWYRVDDKLYGQQEFLVMDPDGYLIRLAEDIGEKAV, encoded by the coding sequence ATGCTTACAGGACCTACACTAACACCCGAGCTATCAGTTTCAAATATAGAGAAAAGCTTGGACTTTTACATCAACTTATTAACATTCAAGGTGAAATATGAACGAAAAGAGGACAAGTTTGCCATGTTAATCTTAGGTGGATGTGAAATTATGATTGAACAAGTAAACGGATATTGGAGCACAGGTGAGTTAGCTTATCCATATGGACGTGGTATTAATTTTCAAATTATGGTGGAGGATGTTGAGGTTATCTACAGGCGGTTAAAAGCTCACGCTTATCCTATTAAGTATGAACTTACAGAAAGCTGGTATCGGGTTGATGATAAACTTTATGGACAACAAGAATTTTTAGTTATGGATCCAGACGGTTATTTGATACGGCTAGCTGAGGATATAGGAGAGAAAGCAGTATGA
- a CDS encoding DUF421 domain-containing protein: protein MNFIWQSLILILAGIFLLRIAGRKSIAQMTLAQTVVMISLGTIIVQPIVEKSMFKAIVGAGVFVLAILVLEYVQVKSNALEKFITGKSKVVIENGQLDIKQLKKLRLTVDQLEMRLRNQGVAKLEHVKSATIEPNGQLGYELKQLEKPLTIGEFKNLMNLYFPHLAQQLENKPPSDKGTQQDLFQEINHPKTDTPRYLQ, encoded by the coding sequence ATGAATTTTATATGGCAGTCGCTTATTTTAATCCTAGCGGGCATCTTTTTACTGAGGATAGCCGGCAGGAAATCAATTGCTCAAATGACATTAGCTCAAACCGTTGTAATGATTTCATTAGGGACAATTATCGTTCAGCCTATTGTAGAAAAAAGCATGTTTAAAGCAATTGTAGGAGCTGGTGTTTTTGTACTAGCTATTTTAGTTTTAGAATACGTACAGGTGAAATCCAATGCATTAGAAAAGTTTATTACCGGCAAATCAAAAGTTGTAATTGAAAATGGACAGCTTGATATTAAACAGTTAAAAAAACTACGTTTAACCGTTGATCAATTAGAGATGCGACTTCGCAATCAAGGCGTGGCAAAGCTAGAGCACGTAAAATCTGCCACGATTGAACCCAATGGACAACTTGGCTATGAGTTAAAACAACTAGAAAAACCATTAACAATTGGAGAATTTAAAAACTTAATGAATCTTTATTTTCCTCACTTAGCCCAGCAGTTAGAGAACAAGCCACCTAGTGACAAAGGAACTCAACAGGATCTTTTTCAGGAGATTAACCATCCAAAAACGGATACGCCTCGTTATTTACAATGA
- a CDS encoding PTS sugar transporter subunit IIC, translated as MNKFVAFLENNLSTPMAKLSEQKHLRAIRDGVVSALPFIIFGSLFLIIAFPPVAADSALGEWAAKHAAEILIPYRLTMFIMTLYITFGIGYSLSQSYKLDPLSGGLLSVASFLFTIGIETVENIGFVLPMTNLGGHGLFVGMLVSIFSVEVLRFCKAKNVTIKMPDSVPTSVARSFEALIPVTIVLVIMTIITVTFNIDMHSLVDKAVAPLIKAGDTLPGVLIPVFLITFFWSFGIHGVSVVGAVARPVWEVYLANNSAAVAAGKAIPHVAPETFFQWFIWIGGSGATIGLVLAMLIAAKSKYSKTLGRATIIPSIFNINEPVIFGTPIVLNPILIIPFIVTPLVGATVAYVATAMGLVNPTYVMVPWTLPAPIGAYLSTGGDWRAIVLCLTNIAISFFIYLPFFKMYDRKLVEQEGTIETSKENNIAL; from the coding sequence ATGAACAAGTTTGTTGCTTTTTTAGAGAATAATTTATCAACGCCTATGGCTAAATTATCTGAACAAAAGCACTTGCGAGCGATAAGGGATGGGGTAGTTTCGGCTTTACCGTTTATCATTTTTGGAAGCTTGTTTCTTATCATCGCATTTCCACCAGTTGCAGCTGATTCAGCATTAGGGGAATGGGCAGCTAAACACGCAGCGGAAATCTTAATTCCATATCGCTTAACGATGTTTATCATGACGCTATACATAACGTTTGGAATTGGGTATAGCCTTTCGCAAAGCTATAAACTAGATCCGCTATCTGGCGGTCTTTTATCAGTAGCATCTTTCCTATTCACAATAGGTATTGAAACAGTGGAAAACATTGGGTTCGTATTGCCAATGACAAATCTAGGAGGACACGGTTTGTTCGTTGGAATGCTTGTTTCAATCTTTTCTGTTGAAGTATTGAGGTTCTGTAAAGCAAAAAATGTCACGATTAAAATGCCTGATTCAGTACCTACATCAGTAGCACGTTCATTTGAAGCTTTAATACCAGTAACCATTGTACTGGTTATCATGACGATTATTACGGTTACGTTTAACATTGACATGCATTCGCTGGTAGATAAAGCAGTAGCACCGCTCATTAAAGCGGGAGATACACTTCCTGGCGTATTGATTCCAGTATTTTTAATTACGTTCTTCTGGTCATTTGGTATTCATGGCGTATCGGTTGTAGGTGCAGTAGCTAGACCGGTATGGGAAGTTTATCTAGCGAACAATTCTGCAGCAGTAGCAGCTGGAAAAGCGATTCCTCACGTAGCACCTGAAACATTTTTCCAATGGTTTATTTGGATTGGAGGATCTGGTGCAACGATTGGCTTAGTATTAGCAATGCTAATTGCGGCGAAATCAAAATACAGTAAGACTTTAGGAAGAGCAACGATCATTCCTAGTATTTTTAACATTAACGAACCGGTTATTTTCGGAACACCAATCGTATTAAACCCAATTTTAATTATCCCATTTATTGTTACGCCTTTAGTTGGCGCAACAGTAGCTTACGTTGCCACGGCTATGGGTCTGGTAAATCCAACGTATGTAATGGTGCCTTGGACGTTACCAGCTCCAATTGGTGCGTACTTGTCAACGGGAGGAGATTGGCGAGCGATTGTTTTATGCTTAACTAATATTGCAATTTCGTTCTTTATCTATCTTCCGTTCTTTAAAATGTATGATAGAAAATTAGTTGAACAAGAAGGAACGATTGAGACGTCGAAAGAAAATAATATTGCTTTATAA
- a CDS encoding ring-cleaving dioxygenase, with product MELLGLHHVSILTGKAEKNYDFFTNILGMRLVKKTVNQDNPQSYHLFYADAEGTPGTEVTYFDIPGLGRTYPGTTDISTVSLRVPTTESLYYWKQRFEELQIDHDELTTQAGRNALAFRDYEGTRLMLVADDGEKGVRAGVPWKREDIEENHAIIGLGPVTLTVAEAKLTADILTNVMGFRHVRSYDSMEVYATGEGGSGAEVHIVEEPGVPKARLGRGGVHHVAFRVPNEQEYRYWLERLKQARIPHSGEVERYYFKAIYFREPNGILFELSTDTPGFATDEPKEMMGEKLALPPFLEPRRAEIEANLRPLDI from the coding sequence ATGGAACTACTAGGTCTGCATCACGTTTCAATTTTAACGGGAAAAGCCGAAAAAAATTATGACTTCTTTACCAATATACTGGGGATGCGTCTTGTAAAAAAGACGGTTAATCAAGATAATCCGCAATCCTATCATCTTTTTTATGCAGATGCAGAAGGGACACCGGGAACGGAAGTCACTTATTTTGATATTCCTGGTCTTGGTAGAACCTATCCTGGAACAACAGATATTTCAACCGTCTCCTTGCGTGTGCCCACGACGGAGTCGCTTTACTATTGGAAACAGCGCTTTGAAGAGCTACAAATCGATCACGATGAGCTGACAACTCAAGCAGGTCGCAACGCACTTGCGTTTCGCGATTATGAAGGCACACGCCTCATGCTTGTTGCAGATGACGGAGAAAAAGGTGTACGTGCCGGTGTTCCTTGGAAGCGAGAAGATATTGAAGAGAATCATGCGATTATTGGCTTAGGCCCTGTTACCTTAACAGTTGCAGAAGCGAAGCTAACAGCAGATATCTTAACAAACGTTATGGGCTTTCGTCATGTAAGATCTTATGATTCAATGGAAGTGTATGCAACAGGAGAAGGGGGAAGCGGAGCTGAAGTACATATTGTAGAAGAACCTGGTGTGCCAAAAGCAAGGCTAGGAAGAGGTGGCGTTCATCACGTTGCGTTTCGTGTTCCAAATGAGCAAGAATACCGCTACTGGCTTGAGCGCTTAAAGCAGGCTCGTATTCCTCATTCAGGCGAAGTCGAACGCTACTATTTTAAAGCGATTTACTTTAGAGAGCCAAACGGCATTTTGTTTGAACTTTCAACCGATACGCCTGGCTTTGCAACCGACGAACCAAAAGAAATGATGGGAGAGAAGCTCGCTCTACCACCATTTTTAGAACCGCGTCGAGCAGAAATTGAGGCGAATTTGCGTCCACTAGATATATAG
- a CDS encoding 6-phospho-beta-glucosidase, translating into MEKGLKVVTIGGGSSYTPELVEGFIKRYHELPIKELWLVDIEAGKEKLEIVGELAKRMVKKAGVPIDVHITLDRRQALKNADFVTTQMRVGLLDARIKDERIPLEMGMIGQETNGAGGLFKGLRTIPILLEITEEMQELCPDAWLINFTNPAGMVTEALLRYSAHKKVIGVCNVPFNMHLSISKMLDVEMERVYIEFAGLNHMLFGLHVYLDDQDVTEKVLEMLGDPAIQLSMKNIAPLPWNQQFLKALGAVPCPYHRYYYKTKDILDEELEAFKNGKTRAEVVKKLEEELFELYKDPTLTIKPPQLEQRGGAYYSDAACNVISSIYNDKKDVQVLNVQNKGAIQQIDYLSAVEVNCIVTKNGPIPITVGELPVHLQGLVQQIKSFERLGAEAAVTGSYEKALLALTINPLIPSDEMAERVLQSLLEAHEPYLPAFFNQSKEHVKQH; encoded by the coding sequence ATGGAGAAAGGACTTAAAGTCGTTACCATTGGAGGAGGCTCTAGCTATACGCCAGAGCTAGTAGAGGGATTCATTAAACGATATCATGAGCTGCCAATCAAAGAATTATGGCTAGTAGATATTGAAGCGGGAAAAGAAAAGCTTGAAATTGTAGGGGAATTAGCAAAGAGAATGGTAAAGAAAGCGGGCGTTCCTATTGATGTACATATTACGCTAGATCGCCGTCAAGCGCTAAAGAATGCAGATTTTGTCACAACTCAAATGAGGGTTGGTTTACTGGATGCACGAATAAAAGACGAGCGCATTCCGCTTGAGATGGGAATGATTGGTCAAGAAACAAACGGTGCTGGTGGGTTGTTTAAAGGATTGAGAACAATTCCTATACTTCTAGAAATTACGGAAGAAATGCAGGAACTTTGTCCAGATGCCTGGCTTATTAATTTTACAAATCCAGCCGGAATGGTAACGGAAGCTCTTTTACGCTATAGCGCTCACAAGAAAGTTATTGGCGTATGCAACGTCCCGTTTAATATGCACCTATCTATTTCTAAAATGCTAGATGTTGAGATGGAGCGTGTCTATATTGAATTTGCCGGCTTAAACCATATGCTTTTTGGATTACATGTCTACTTAGATGACCAAGATGTTACAGAAAAAGTTCTTGAGATGCTCGGGGACCCAGCTATTCAATTAAGCATGAAAAATATTGCTCCGCTTCCATGGAATCAGCAGTTCTTAAAAGCATTGGGAGCTGTACCATGTCCATATCACCGCTACTACTACAAAACTAAGGATATATTGGATGAAGAATTGGAAGCGTTTAAGAATGGTAAAACAAGAGCAGAAGTTGTGAAAAAATTAGAAGAAGAATTGTTTGAGCTTTATAAAGATCCTACCTTAACCATCAAGCCTCCACAGTTAGAGCAGCGTGGTGGTGCTTACTATAGCGATGCAGCTTGTAACGTTATCTCTTCTATTTATAATGATAAAAAAGATGTTCAAGTATTAAACGTGCAAAATAAAGGTGCGATTCAACAGATTGACTATTTATCAGCAGTAGAAGTTAACTGCATTGTGACAAAAAATGGTCCAATTCCTATTACGGTTGGAGAATTGCCTGTACACCTTCAAGGTCTTGTACAGCAAATTAAATCATTTGAGAGACTCGGTGCAGAAGCAGCCGTTACCGGCTCGTATGAAAAGGCATTGCTAGCATTAACAATCAATCCATTAATTCCAAGTGATGAGATGGCTGAGCGCGTGCTTCAGTCTCTTTTAGAAGCACATGAACCGTATTTACCAGCCTTTTTTAATCAATCAAAAGAGCATGTTAAACAACACTAA
- a CDS encoding AbrB/MazE/SpoVT family DNA-binding domain-containing protein — protein MKNLGIVRKVDELGRVVIPVEMRRVLGINIKDPLEIFVKDGEITLKRFEQDNRCLVTGEVTPQNKRYAEGLILSPVGAKLLFNQIREDWDI, from the coding sequence ATGAAAAATCTAGGAATTGTACGAAAAGTAGATGAATTAGGTCGCGTTGTCATTCCAGTTGAAATGAGAAGAGTTTTAGGAATTAATATAAAAGATCCTCTGGAAATTTTCGTGAAAGACGGAGAGATTACATTAAAAAGGTTTGAACAGGATAATAGATGTCTCGTAACCGGAGAAGTAACGCCACAAAATAAGCGTTATGCAGAAGGTCTCATTTTAAGCCCCGTAGGTGCAAAGCTTTTATTTAATCAAATAAGAGAAGATTGGGATATTTAA
- a CDS encoding Ig-like domain-containing protein, which yields MSKKKVVTALTAGLLVSSLSMGTGYAQENNYDVSKKAIEEQAEANKKLEKNIVKPEVINAVNSDVLKSLNMPVPFSDKSAKSLQRSSVSFDNEEIVFESEPNDDFHTANTMSYGNTVIGQLLPLYDLDMYKVNVPTAGAFIIAGGASSPAIELGFTVTEKDYKDNNVSYLGSEFDEEIETQVYQVSKAGTYYVPVIDFDNVDDLDDNTEEDIYILSAAFVDNVAPAKPVVNQVTNNDKVITGKAEANSTVTVNVGKNRIGYAKANASGTFSVAIPSQKVGTTLNVTAKDAAGNVSSLTYVKVASVDVTPPAKPIVNQVDDNDKVITGKAEANSTVTVNVGKNRIGYVKASSNGSFSVSIPVQKAGTTLNVTAKDAAGNVSSLSYVKVVKADVTPPAKPTVNKVKETDKVVTGKAEANSTVTVNVGKNRLGYAKANSKGVYSVKIAAQKKGTLLNVTAKDVAGNVSKLSYVTVVKR from the coding sequence ATGAGTAAGAAGAAGGTTGTCACAGCATTAACTGCAGGATTATTGGTTTCTTCGTTATCAATGGGGACAGGTTACGCACAAGAGAATAATTACGATGTATCAAAAAAAGCAATTGAAGAGCAAGCAGAAGCGAACAAAAAGCTAGAAAAAAACATTGTAAAGCCAGAAGTGATAAACGCAGTAAATTCCGATGTTTTGAAATCGTTAAATATGCCAGTGCCATTTTCAGACAAATCAGCAAAAAGCCTTCAGCGATCAAGTGTAAGTTTTGACAATGAAGAAATCGTTTTTGAATCAGAGCCAAATGATGATTTTCATACAGCAAATACAATGTCTTATGGTAACACAGTAATTGGACAGCTTTTACCTCTTTACGATTTGGACATGTATAAAGTGAATGTTCCTACAGCTGGCGCATTCATTATAGCAGGGGGGGCTTCTTCACCTGCAATTGAATTAGGCTTTACGGTTACGGAAAAAGATTATAAAGATAATAATGTAAGCTACTTAGGAAGCGAGTTTGACGAAGAAATTGAAACGCAGGTTTATCAAGTAAGCAAAGCTGGTACTTATTATGTTCCAGTCATTGACTTTGATAATGTTGATGACCTTGATGATAATACGGAAGAAGATATTTATATTTTGTCAGCCGCGTTTGTTGATAATGTTGCTCCAGCAAAGCCAGTAGTGAATCAAGTTACGAACAATGATAAAGTAATCACTGGAAAAGCAGAGGCAAACTCAACAGTAACGGTGAATGTTGGTAAAAATCGAATTGGCTATGCGAAAGCAAATGCGAGCGGAACGTTCTCCGTTGCAATTCCATCACAAAAAGTTGGAACAACGTTAAACGTAACGGCAAAAGACGCAGCTGGAAACGTGAGCAGTTTAACATATGTAAAAGTAGCAAGCGTTGACGTGACGCCACCTGCGAAGCCAATCGTTAATCAAGTTGATGATAACGATAAGGTCATTACAGGAAAAGCAGAAGCAAACTCAACGGTAACGGTAAACGTTGGTAAAAATCGAATTGGCTATGTAAAAGCCAGCTCAAACGGATCATTTTCTGTTAGTATTCCTGTTCAAAAAGCAGGAACAACGCTAAACGTAACGGCAAAAGACGCAGCTGGAAACGTGAGCAGCTTATCTTATGTCAAAGTTGTAAAAGCTGATGTGACGCCACCCGCAAAACCAACGGTTAATAAAGTAAAAGAAACTGATAAAGTAGTGACGGGTAAAGCGGAAGCAAATTCAACGGTAACGGTGAATGTTGGTAAAAACAGATTGGGGTATGCAAAAGCGAACTCTAAAGGCGTGTATTCAGTAAAAATTGCGGCACAGAAAAAAGGAACTCTTCTAAACGTAACGGCAAAAGATGTAGCTGGAAATGTGAGTAAACTTTCGTATGTAACGGTTGTAAAGCGCTAA
- a CDS encoding PTS sugar transporter subunit IIB: MKVLFVCAGGMSSAIVVNALKNEGKKHNIDLEVLAVGTQEFDAEVRNGWDVSMVAPQVRHRFDTFKQSADEAGVPCQVIPPQAYSPLGGPTLLKLVNELVSK; encoded by the coding sequence ATGAAAGTATTGTTTGTATGTGCAGGTGGAATGTCCAGTGCAATTGTTGTAAACGCTTTAAAAAATGAAGGTAAAAAACATAATATTGATTTAGAAGTTCTAGCAGTAGGCACTCAAGAGTTTGATGCAGAGGTTCGTAACGGGTGGGATGTTTCAATGGTAGCACCTCAAGTGAGACATCGTTTTGATACATTTAAGCAGTCTGCTGATGAAGCTGGAGTTCCTTGTCAGGTTATTCCGCCACAAGCATACAGTCCGCTTGGAGGACCTACTCTATTAAAGCTAGTTAACGAGCTTGTAAGCAAATAA
- a CDS encoding GNAT family N-acetyltransferase, which yields MIQICGEKTVLTELSDSDLDEYYYWKFEEEQKEAKKWNGPYIPEPWKSKEEFKQLWVQANELLPGVPRELAIKGKGSSKFIGTVGTYWVDRNTNWAETGIVIYNPDYWSGGYGTDAYRLWIDFLFENTNLHRLGMSTWSGNHRMLKVANKIGMKEEARIRDARMVDGKYYDAVKMGILKTEWDAFA from the coding sequence ATGATTCAAATTTGTGGAGAAAAAACTGTACTAACTGAACTAAGCGATAGTGATTTAGACGAATATTATTATTGGAAATTCGAAGAAGAGCAAAAAGAAGCTAAAAAATGGAACGGACCGTATATTCCGGAACCTTGGAAGTCAAAAGAAGAGTTTAAACAGCTATGGGTTCAAGCAAATGAGCTGTTACCAGGCGTTCCGAGAGAGTTAGCTATTAAAGGTAAAGGAAGCAGTAAATTTATTGGAACGGTAGGTACCTATTGGGTTGACCGGAATACCAACTGGGCAGAAACGGGAATCGTTATTTATAATCCTGACTATTGGAGTGGTGGGTATGGAACGGATGCTTATCGACTTTGGATTGATTTTTTATTCGAGAATACAAATTTACACCGTTTAGGTATGTCAACTTGGTCTGGAAATCATCGAATGCTCAAGGTCGCCAATAAAATTGGAATGAAAGAAGAAGCGAGAATTCGAGATGCTAGAATGGTAGATGGAAAATATTATGATGCAGTGAAAATGGGCATTTTAAAAACCGAGTGGGACGCTTTTGCATAA
- a CDS encoding family 10 glycosylhydrolase, whose product MIKKKKFRSLLIASVIGSSVLLPSATIGYADTIPSQGANQPKYVKHELRAAWMASVLNIDWPSKPGLSIPQQKAEFIQYLDEQKQMGMNAVVMQIKPTADAFYPSKYGLWSEYLTGTQGKDPGYDPLAFMVEEAHKRNMEFHAWFNPYRITMSLGKEANLSDLQKLPENHPARQHPEWVVPYGQQLYFNPGVPEVQKFVIDGIMEVVKNYDIDAVHMDDYFYPYKIAGKEFPDQNTYEQYGKNQFSNIADWRRDNVNNLVKDINEAIKAEKSYVKFGISPFGVWRNKNVDPTGSDTAAGQTNYDDLYADTRTWINNGDIDYIAPQLYWNIGLPVADYAKLLDWWSKEVEGKDVQLYIGQATYKINTESNGVQNWFNPEEMPNQIKLNRTYEAFKGSMHFSAKDLRKNPLGIADRLSNELYKQPAIVPSMPWIDDTPPASPKAINVKQKQEGIEFKVKESKHDDASYYAIYRFDGKKAGDINDSNNLLDTVRLEHSDQTYLDKTAVKGQEYTYVITALDRTHNESSPSRPIPVRAK is encoded by the coding sequence ATGATTAAGAAGAAAAAATTTAGAAGTTTATTAATCGCGTCAGTTATAGGTAGCTCCGTGTTATTACCATCTGCTACGATTGGATACGCAGATACAATACCATCTCAAGGGGCAAATCAACCTAAATATGTAAAACACGAACTAAGAGCAGCATGGATGGCTAGCGTATTAAATATTGATTGGCCATCAAAACCTGGTTTATCAATCCCTCAACAAAAAGCTGAGTTCATTCAATACCTAGATGAACAAAAACAGATGGGGATGAATGCAGTTGTTATGCAAATAAAGCCGACTGCCGATGCGTTTTACCCCTCTAAATACGGATTATGGTCCGAATATTTAACAGGAACGCAAGGGAAAGACCCTGGATATGATCCTTTAGCATTTATGGTTGAAGAAGCTCACAAGCGAAACATGGAATTTCACGCATGGTTTAACCCTTATCGAATCACAATGTCTCTTGGAAAAGAAGCTAACCTCTCAGACCTTCAAAAACTGCCTGAAAACCACCCTGCTCGTCAGCACCCTGAATGGGTAGTTCCTTATGGACAGCAGCTATATTTTAACCCTGGAGTACCAGAAGTACAGAAATTTGTCATTGATGGAATCATGGAAGTCGTAAAAAACTATGACATCGATGCCGTTCATATGGATGACTACTTTTACCCATACAAAATTGCTGGAAAAGAGTTTCCTGACCAAAACACCTATGAACAATACGGAAAAAATCAATTTAGTAATATAGCAGACTGGCGTCGTGATAATGTTAACAATCTCGTAAAAGATATCAACGAAGCAATAAAAGCTGAAAAGTCCTATGTGAAGTTCGGTATTAGCCCATTTGGAGTGTGGAGAAATAAAAACGTAGATCCTACAGGCTCAGATACAGCTGCGGGACAAACAAATTATGATGATTTGTACGCAGATACGCGAACGTGGATTAACAATGGAGATATTGACTACATTGCTCCTCAATTATACTGGAACATCGGACTTCCTGTAGCGGATTATGCTAAGCTCTTAGACTGGTGGTCAAAAGAAGTAGAAGGCAAAGATGTTCAGCTCTATATTGGACAAGCTACTTATAAAATTAATACAGAATCAAATGGTGTTCAAAATTGGTTTAATCCAGAAGAAATGCCAAACCAAATTAAACTTAATCGTACGTACGAAGCTTTTAAAGGAAGCATGCATTTTAGTGCGAAAGACTTAAGAAAAAATCCACTTGGCATTGCAGATCGCCTTTCCAATGAACTTTATAAACAGCCAGCGATTGTTCCCTCTATGCCATGGATTGACGATACGCCACCAGCATCACCAAAAGCAATTAATGTAAAGCAAAAACAAGAAGGCATTGAATTTAAAGTAAAAGAATCTAAGCACGATGACGCATCTTATTATGCAATTTATCGTTTTGATGGCAAAAAAGCCGGCGACATTAATGACTCTAATAACCTCTTAGATACCGTACGGTTAGAGCACTCCGATCAAACTTACCTTGACAAAACCGCTGTCAAAGGACAGGAGTATACATATGTAATCACAGCACTAGATCGTACTCATAATGAAAGCTCTCCATCAAGACCAATACCTGTACGAGCAAAATAA
- a CDS encoding ketoacyl-ACP synthase III, translated as MNSSARITAIGTYVPENKLTNDQLEQLVDTSDEWIVQRTGMKERRIASSEEYSSHLAFKAIENLVASYHKNIHDVDCIIVATTTPDYAFPSVACQIQDYFEINSAGTFDFNATCAGFTYGLHIANSFITSGLHQKVLVVTAETLSKVTDYKDRSTCILFGDGAAAVLVEQDFESPSFIATHMGSKGSGGKHVYRTNLSVTMNGEQLQTPGKMVQNGREVYKWATRTVPAGIDSLLQQTNLQKENIDWFVPHSANLRMIESICEKAEFPREKLLTSVEYYGNTSAVSIPLALQLALKEGKLQKNHLVLLYGFGGGLTHAGHIIRWSLDER; from the coding sequence ATGAATTCTTCAGCACGTATTACCGCTATTGGGACCTATGTTCCTGAAAATAAACTAACTAATGACCAACTTGAACAACTTGTTGATACTAGCGATGAATGGATTGTACAAAGGACAGGTATGAAAGAAAGAAGAATTGCAAGCAGTGAGGAGTACTCTTCTCATCTAGCGTTTAAAGCAATTGAAAACTTAGTAGCAAGCTATCACAAAAATATCCATGACGTCGACTGTATTATCGTTGCCACTACGACACCTGACTATGCCTTTCCGAGCGTAGCTTGTCAAATTCAAGATTACTTTGAGATTAATAGTGCAGGAACATTCGATTTTAACGCAACGTGCGCTGGCTTTACTTACGGATTACATATCGCTAATAGCTTTATCACATCTGGATTACACCAAAAAGTCTTAGTCGTTACAGCAGAAACGCTATCAAAAGTAACGGATTATAAAGACCGCTCTACCTGCATCTTATTTGGCGACGGAGCAGCAGCTGTATTAGTTGAACAAGATTTTGAAAGTCCAAGCTTTATAGCAACTCATATGGGATCAAAGGGCAGCGGTGGTAAGCATGTGTATCGAACAAACTTATCTGTAACGATGAACGGAGAACAGCTTCAAACCCCTGGGAAAATGGTTCAAAATGGACGTGAAGTGTATAAATGGGCTACCAGAACCGTTCCAGCAGGTATTGATTCGCTTTTACAACAAACCAATCTTCAAAAAGAAAACATTGATTGGTTCGTCCCGCACAGCGCAAACTTGCGTATGATTGAATCCATTTGTGAAAAAGCTGAATTCCCCCGCGAAAAACTATTAACAAGCGTCGAGTATTACGGCAATACATCAGCTGTTTCCATTCCTCTCGCTTTACAGCTTGCCTTAAAAGAGGGTAAGTTGCAGAAAAATCATCTTGTACTTCTGTATGGGTTTGGAGGAGGACTAACTCATGCAGGTCATATCATTAGATGGAGCCTCGATGAACGTTAA
- a CDS encoding HNH endonuclease gives MITDLQFGEAFIRGKRYRRKQIHDLYKGQEQSEISTPKEHPYIFIFTKMSGEEYGTSHGWNDGQTTFFYTGEGQRGTMQLIKGNKAVMEHAANGETIYLFQYVEPGIVEFLDEMTYANHQLELMWDADGSFREAIMFELKRNHILEEKANAVNIDSTVKEELLERFYEEKSLTKKIALLNHYVKVRANGKCESCGAPASFKDKKGMPYLEIHHINHLTDSGLNKVDQVAALCPICHSHIHHGQGGENYNARLGMLIKEKELEAVQ, from the coding sequence GTGATTACAGATTTACAGTTTGGTGAGGCTTTTATACGAGGAAAGCGATATCGCCGCAAGCAAATTCATGACCTTTATAAAGGGCAGGAGCAAAGTGAAATTTCAACGCCAAAAGAGCATCCATATATCTTTATTTTTACAAAGATGAGTGGTGAAGAATACGGTACTTCTCATGGGTGGAACGATGGTCAAACAACCTTTTTTTACACTGGAGAAGGACAGCGCGGTACGATGCAGCTAATTAAAGGAAATAAAGCCGTGATGGAACACGCAGCGAACGGCGAAACCATCTATTTATTTCAGTACGTAGAGCCTGGAATTGTCGAGTTTTTAGACGAGATGACGTATGCAAACCATCAGCTTGAGTTGATGTGGGATGCAGACGGAAGCTTTCGGGAAGCGATTATGTTTGAACTAAAACGCAACCATATATTAGAAGAGAAAGCGAACGCAGTTAACATTGACTCAACGGTAAAAGAAGAGTTATTAGAACGGTTCTATGAGGAAAAGAGCTTAACGAAAAAGATAGCACTCCTTAATCATTATGTGAAAGTGCGAGCGAATGGAAAGTGTGAATCATGCGGAGCACCAGCATCATTTAAAGATAAAAAAGGAATGCCGTATTTAGAGATTCACCACATCAACCACTTAACTGACAGCGGGTTAAACAAAGTGGATCAAGTTGCGGCACTTTGTCCCATTTGCCATAGTCACATTCACCATGGACAGGGTGGAGAAAATTACAATGCAAGGTTGGGTATGCTAATTAAAGAAAAAGAATTAGAAGCAGTTCAGTAA